CCTGCTACATAAAGTCCTGGAGGCGGCGCGGCTGGCACCTTCCTGGAAGAACGGTCAGTGCTGGCGTCTAGTGGTGGTGAGGGATCCGGCTCGCCGGCAACAGTTGGCGGAGGCTTTGCCTGAAACCAATCCATGTCGGAAAGCCTTTGCCGATGCTCCCGTAGTCATTGCTTTATTGGCCGACCCTTCCGAATCCGAAGTCTACGAAGGTCGGGTTTACTACATGTTGGATGCGGGTTTAGCCATGGAGCACTTGATGCTGGCTGCCTGCGAGGAGGGCTTGGGCACCTGCTGGGTGGGCCTCTTCCGGGAAGAAGTGGTGCGCAAAACGCTCAACCTGCCTGATCACATTAAAGTGGTGGCGCTGACTCCTCTAGGCTATCCGGCCAAGGAACCTTCACCCCGGCCGCGCAAGGCCATGGAAGAAATCGTCTTTAGCGAGACCTGGGGCCAGAAACCCGAGGAGCTGCTGTAGCTTCAAAGGTGCCCGGCAACAAGCAGCCTGGTGCTTTCCGGGCGCTTGTTCCCTAAGTGAAGACATCCTAGGCATGAGCTAGCCTTTTCCTAGGCTTGGGCACCTCGCGCCCCAGCATGGTTACAAACCCTTGACACTAGCATCTGATCTACCTAATATTAGGTAGGTTAATTAATTAGTAACTAAATAGTTAGGCTACCTAACCAAACAGAATCAATAAAGGGGTTAACAAATGGATGGTAAACAAAAACAGGTGGCGCGGAATTTGATGGAGGCCTTTTTGCGCTTCAAAAGGCTTAACTGGAAGCAGAGTCCAATAGCGGGCTTAAGACCTAGCGAAATAATGGTTCTTTATTGCATCCAGCACAAGGCCACTGATGCCAGCGGGATCAGGATTTCCGAGATCAGCAGCACCCTAAGGGTAACATCTCCGACCATCACCCAGCTGATAAACGATCTAGAAGCGAAGGGGTATGTGGATAGGACCACCGACAAGGAGGATCGGCGGGCAGTTCGTGTCCGGCTCACAGATGCGGGGGAGAAGGCG
This genomic interval from Clostridia bacterium contains the following:
- a CDS encoding nitroreductase family protein, with the protein product MELMEAIAKRKSIRKYTTDPVDNRLLHKVLEAARLAPSWKNGQCWRLVVVRDPARRQQLAEALPETNPCRKAFADAPVVIALLADPSESEVYEGRVYYMLDAGLAMEHLMLAACEEGLGTCWVGLFREEVVRKTLNLPDHIKVVALTPLGYPAKEPSPRPRKAMEEIVFSETWGQKPEELL
- a CDS encoding winged helix DNA-binding protein codes for the protein MDGKQKQVARNLMEAFLRFKRLNWKQSPIAGLRPSEIMVLYCIQHKATDASGIRISEISSTLRVTSPTITQLINDLEAKGYVDRTTDKEDRRAVRVRLTDAGEKAIRKASDAFLSLFVGLVEYLGEKDSNLLAELLSRVFVYFNEVRQRPL